CATCATAAAATAACGTGTCATTAATCCAATAATGGCACCCAATAATACAGAAGGAAGAAACAACTTCATTGTTTTAATCGCTATTGCAGTAACAACACAGCCGACAAGTACCGGAATCGAAATGATGAGTTGACCATCAACAGGTACAAAAATTTGTTTGATAATAAGAGCCGAGATGATGGCTACTGGCACGTAATTAAAATACACACGTAACGTTGGACTCATTTTTCTCTCTGCCATTACTTCAACTCCGACGATACGTGATATATATGTTGAAAGTGATAATAACCCAATCAAAATCCAGTTGTTAAACATGTTGCAACCTCCTCTGTAAATAAAGACCTATAAGCGGTGCCAAAACACCAGTAACAATTATTGTAAATTCATTACCTGGCATCATATATTCAAATCCAATTGCGATTAGAGCAGCAGTTAACGCTGTTGTAATGATTGGCTTATCGATTAGGCTTGGGATTAAGAGAGCAACAAATGTTATTGGAAAAGCTAAATCTAACCCCCATTTTTGCGGGTCAATTTGGTTTCCAATTAATGCCCCAATAAACGAAGATAGAATCCAAGCTATATAAAATGTAACCGTAACTACCCCAAAATAGAGTGGATCTGGTCCAAATTTTTTAAACCTTGTACTTCCCAAAACAAATGGTTCATCTGACACACCAAAAGC
The nucleotide sequence above comes from Bacillus solimangrovi. Encoded proteins:
- a CDS encoding AzlD domain-containing protein, producing the protein MFNNWILIGLLSLSTYISRIVGVEVMAERKMSPTLRVYFNYVPVAIISALIIKQIFVPVDGQLIISIPVLVGCVVTAIAIKTMKLFLPSVLLGAIIGLMTRYFMM
- a CDS encoding AzlC family ABC transporter permease: MSKILGCGADLKLSKTNETIKLGCLEAMPLALAIATYGLSYGVLATQANLSLVVSVVFSILVFSGSLQLVTVAMLSTGASVASIVIASMLLNLRNLLYGAALAEGLSTAKRWRWLLAFGVSDEPFVLGSTRFKKFGPDPLYFGVVTVTFYIAWILSSFIGALIGNQIDPQKWGLDLAFPITFVALLIPSLIDKPIITTALTAALIAIGFEYMMPGNEFTIIVTGVLAPLIGLYLQRRLQHV